The Bacteroidales bacterium genome segment ATAAGGGCGTGGAAAGCATATTTGCTCCATATGAAGATGACTTTATCATCCTCGCTTCGATGACGCAATTTTATTACCCAACAGGAAATGTAAATACCATCGGCAACTGGAATATAGAAACCGGCTATCAGATTAAAGCCTCGAATGACTTCGATATTTCGATGACCGGAACCAAACTTTCAGATCCGACTCTTGATTTACAAATGGGCTGGAACCTAATGCCTGTTTTGGTTTCTTGTGGCACTCCTGTTTCGGATTTATTTTCCGGAGTAAACGGCCTGGAGATTGCCAAAGAAGTTGCAGGTGTTGGGGTTTACTGGCCTGAATATGGAATTTCAACCCTCTCTGATGTAGCCCCGGGGAAGGCCTACTGGGTGGCCATGAACAACAGCGCCACTATCACTTACCCCTCATGCACCAAAGGGCGAATTATTCCTCAGCATCCGACACAACCCACAAACAAATCACCCTGGAACGATCTGCACTTTACTGCTTTGTCCCATCCAATAGCGTTTCCTGCCGGAGTATTAGTCAACTCCGGTATCGAGCCTGGCGACATCATCGGTGTTTTTACTCCCGAGGGACTTTGCGCCGGTCAAACCGAAATCACAGATATAGGAGCAGGAACAGCTGTCATGGCTTTTTCAAATGACGAAACTACCGTTGAAAAGGATGGTTTTGCTGTGGGTGAAATGTTCCTTTTCAAGCTTTACAGCTACCTGTTGGATGAGGAGTTTGAACTGATTGTTGATTTTGACCAGTCGCTGCCAAATACCAATCAATTTGAAATTCAGGGTTTATCAGCGGTAAATGCTGTCACCTTACTCCCTACTTCGGTGAATAATCAGGAAAAGGTGGTGAGTGGTGTTTACCCTAATCCTTCCGATGGTCATTTCAACCTGGCCATGAGCCATTGGCCAGGTAATTTGTTCATCGAGCTGCTCGATTCCAAAGGAAGCATCCTCGATTCATTTACCCCAGGCAAAAAACTCAATGGCTCTTCCTACGAATTTAACCTTCAAAATCTCCACAGCGGCGTCTTTTTCCTCAAACTATCCGACCAAAACACCATCGAAATCAAGAAGGTGGTAATCCATTAATAAGTAATTTCAGGGTTGTGTTTATAGTGAATTCACCGATGTAACTGCTTTTAAGCCACGCGATGGATTTCTGGTCTTCTGAATTTCATAAAACTCATTTTTGGAAAGGCTCACCTAAGAAACATTCTAAATCTCGACGATTTTTCCGTCCGTTTTAAAAGTTTGTGCATTTTTGTTGATTATTTTTCCTGTAAACAAACTGTATAATTAAAATGGCTCAGGATGAACAACTTTCTACAAGTAATCGAATCAGGCATTAAATTCTACAACGAATATGTCGGCGGTTTTGCAGTGCTGCTGATGTTGATTCCTACCGGACTTTACTTCATTTTTAAACTCCGGTTTATCAACGTAACAAAACTCTTCCATTCCATAAACATCGTCCGGGGAAAGTACGATCATGCAGGAGATGCCGGGGATGTAAACCATTTTAAAGCGTTAACCACTGCCTTGTCAGCAACAGTAGGAACAGGTAACATTGTTGGAGTTGCTCTGGCTATCGGCTGGGGTGGGCCGGGTGCTGTGTTCTGGATGTGGGTTACCGGTTTTTTAGGGATGATTTTAAAATACACTGAATGCACGTTGGCTCACAAATACCGTAAATTCAATTCCGACGGCTCGGTGTCAGGCGGGCCGATGTATTACATGGAGCACGGCTTGAAAAGTATTATTGGAAAATATGCAAAAGTCATGGCTGTGATTTTTGCAGTAGCAGTGGTATTGTGCTCGCTTGGCACCGGGAACATGGCGCAGTCAAACTCCATGTCGGAAGCGCTGCTCGACACCTACAACATTCAGAAATGGATTTCCGGATTATTAATTACAGGTCTGGCGCTTCTGGTAGTCGTTGGCGGTATCAAAAGAATTGCCGAGGTTACAGCCCGGTTGGTTCCGATTATGGCCATCATTTACGTCGCCAGTGCGTTGCTGATTATTGGTATCGAATTTCAACGAATCCCTGAAGCGTTTATGATCATTTTCAGAGATGCCTTCACCGGACAGGGCGCTGCTGGTGGCTTTTTTGGCTCTGCATTCCTGCTGACCATGCTGATGGGTGTGCGTCGCGGGTTGTTTTCCAACGAAGCAGGACAAGGCTCCGCCGCAATTGCCCACGCTGCTGCAAAAACAGAGTGGCCCGCGCGTGAAGGATTGGTAGCCTCGCTTGAACCGCTGGTTGATACTATCATCATTTGTTCGCTCACAGCACTGATGATTATCCTGACAGGCACATGGGAAGGCGATCGCGAAGGAGTTAATATGACCACAAGAGCAATGGAAATTGGGCTCAACGACATTGGAATCACAGGAGTAGGAAAGCACATTGTTTCCGTTGGCCTGATGTTGTTTGCTTTTTCAACAATCATAAGCTGGTCGTACTACGGCGAAAGGGGCATTAACTATCTTTTGGGTGAAAAATATATTCAGCCTTATCGCTATGTCTATGGCGGTTTTATCTTCCTTGGATCTATCTGGGGTCTGGACCTGGTCTGGCATTTCGTAGATATGGTCATCACCTTTATGACTATCCCTAACCTGATCGCCCTCATTCTGTTAGCTCCGGTAGTCATGTCCGAAACAAAAAATTATTTTGCAGCCATGAAAAAGCTGGAACATAAAAAAAGCAAATAACCCTCTGATGTACCGGAATGCACTGATCATCATCGCAATCGTAATTCTCACCCTGTCAACTGTAGTTGCCGGCGCCCAGGCACAGGTAGCCGATCGCCCGGTTGAGACGATCCCTGATCATGAAATCCAGCAACTAACCATCAGCCAGCAGATCAATCAGTTGTTCACTCCATTTGTTGATGCATTGGCCAAGGTGCTCTTTTGGGATCCGTTTTCGGCAGCCGGAATGTATGATAAGACAGTCAGGGATGAGTATGGCAATCCTTTGCTGAACGAAAGCGGTCAGTTTGTTGAAGCCCCTTTGAAACTGATCGTCGTGTGGCTCATCTTTGGCGGATTATTTTTTACGGTATTTATGCGCTTTATTAATATTCGCGGCTTTGCTCATGCCATCAGACTGATTCGCGGAAAATACAACAAGCCGGGAGATGGTGGCGAAGTTTCCCATTTCCAGGCATTGACAACTGCATTATCAGCAACGGTTGGGCTTGGAAATATTGCCGGTGTTGCGATTGCTGTGGCTATTGGCGGTCCCGGCGCTACAATCTGGATGATCCTTGCAGGTTTACTTGGGATGTCGTCGAAATTTGTTGAATGTACGCTGGGTGTGAAATACCGGAAAATCAACGAAAATGGAGAGGTTTCGGGAGGCGCCATGTATTACCTACGCGATGGGTTGAAAAAGAAAAACCTCGGAATCCTCGGCCATATCCTTGCCGTTACTTTTGCCATACTTGTTATTGGCGGTTCGGTGGGAGGTGGTAATATGCTACAGGCCAATCAGGCATTCAAGCAGTTTGAGACTTTCTTTCCCACGATGCAAAATCAGGGATTCTGGTATGGTGTGGCGATGGCGGTTTTGGTTGGAATTGTAATTATTGGCGGGATTAAGAGTATTGCAAAAGTCACCTCAAAAGTAGTCCCTTTCATGGCGCTGCTTTATGTTGGCACCTCATTGATCATCATCGGGATGAACATCAGCAACCTGCCACATGCCTTCGCGATCATCTGGAACGGAGCTTTTTCTGCAGAGGCTGTTCGGGGTGGATTTATCGGCGTTTTGATTTTTGGATTTCAGCGGGGCGCCTTCTCCAATGAAGCCGGCGTCGGATCAGCCTCCATCGCACATGCCGCAGCCCGCACCAATGAGCCGGTGAGCGAAGGGATCGTAGCTCTGCTCGAACCCTTTGTAGATACCGTGATCATCTGCACCATGACCGCGCTGGTGATCATCTTCACCGGTTTTGCCGAAGACACCAGGGGACTTACCGGCGTTGAATTAACCTCGGTCGCCTTCGGATCGGTATTCACCTGGTTCCCTTACCTGCTGCTGATTGCCGTTACGCTCTTTGCTTTTTCTACCATGATCTCCTGGTCTTACTACGGGCAAAAAGGCTTCGACTATCTGTTCGGCGGTTACAGCCAGAAACTCTTCAAAACCCGCCGTGTTTCCGATACCATCTTTCAACTGATCTTCCTGCTGGCCATCATCATTGGCGCCTCCTCCTCGCTCAACGCTGTGATGGACTTCTCCGATATGATGGTGCTCTGCATGGCCTTCCCCAACATCATCGGCCTGCTGATCCTTGCTCCGGAGGTGAAACGGGATTTGAAACATTACTGGATTAAATTAAAGAGTGGAGAGTTAGGCCGTTAGGTCGACCTTCATCAAAAGTCAACCACATTTGTAAACAAAAAAGAGGCTGTCTTAAAAGTCTTTCAACCAGATCTTCAACGATTTGCTCACGGAATTTATCCCGATAAAGTCGGGTGGGGTAATTGAATGCTTAAAATCAAATTTAGGATGTTTTCCGGCATGCACTAAATGGCTGAAATGAATGTTTAACATGCATGAATCAAATCAAAAGTGTTGTCATATTTAGTTTTTCAGGCACAGGGAATGCAAGGCAGATTGCGTTATGGCTATGTGAATTTGCCGCTAAACAGCATATTGACTACCAGCTTTTCAACATTGCCAAAACTGATAGGATTTCAATTGACAGGTTGCATCCTGAAACATTGATTGTCATTATTTCTCCCGTTCATGGTTTCAACTTCCCAAAAATAACCCTCGACTTCATCCAACGCTTTCCAAAAGGAAAGAATAACGTTGTCCTGATGAATACAAGAGCCGGTATGAAACTGGGCAGGTTTGTCACGCCGGGGCTGACGGGTATTGCCTTTATATTATCTACACTATTGTTAAAGGCAAAGGGCTACAGCATTGTCGGGCAAATTCCTTTTGATATGCCTTCAAATTGGATTTCAATTCATCCTGCACTTACAAGCCATGCAGTAAAATTCCTGCATGAAAAGAGTTATCACCGCGTTGAGAAACACTCAGAGAGAATATTTTCCGGCGTACCTGATTTTCTGTCCTACAGGGACTTAGTTCAGGATATATTGATATCCCCGGTTGCATTAGGCTATTATCTTGCCGGCAGATTTGTTTTTTCGAAATCCTATTACGCTTCCAACGATTGCGATCATTGCGGGTTATGTATAAAACAATGCCCTGTGAAAGCAATCAAGACTGTAAACGACCGGCCTTACTGGACATTTCATTGTGAAAGTTGTATGAGATGCATGAATTCTTGCCCGAAAAATGCAATTGAAACAGCTCATGGTCTATTTGCAGTAACAAGTATTTCAGGTTCGGTCCTGACCACGATTTTGATTAATAACCTCTTAAAAATCAGTGTGCAATCGGGATTTGTCAGATTAACCCTATTTACCATTGTGTTCTTTGCAATATTGTGGCTATTTTACAAAGGTCAGCATTTACTGCTAAGGAGCAAACTGTTGGCAAAATTGATTGTGTTTACCTCGTTGACCCATTATACATTCTGGGGAAGATACAAATCAATTCCTGATGACCAATGGAAAAAATAAGCGCTGACCAGGCCATGCTGACTCCCGCACCATACAGGATTGTTTGCATTAAGTCCGTATGCTAATCCACAAATGACTTTTCTCCGGGACGGAATGCGATACGCTGCGGTGCTCTGCGCCTTCTTTGCGTATCTCAGCGGTAAAAAAAAACTGAACCGCAGAGAGCCGCAGAGTTTTTACGCAGAGAACCGCAAAGCAAAAGACTTTAGAAACTTAGAGCCTTCTGCCACAGGCATCACTTTGTGAGTGGCAAACTTAATTCTGGCCACAAAGACCCGAAGACACAAAGAATAAAACTTTGGCGCTAAGCTAAACTAACTCCCACAAATACAGGATTGTTTGCATTAAGTCCGTACGCTAATCCACAAATGACTTTTCTCCGTGACGGAATGCAATACGCTGCGGTAAAAAGAAAGCTGAACCGCAGAGAGCCGCAGAGTTTTTACGCAGAGAACCGCAGAGTTTTGATTTCCAGCTATTCGCGTCTTAGTGCTTCGGCGGTGACATAAAAAACAATCTCTTTTCACACAACAATTGGTGTTGAAATGACTCCTCACGCCCGGGGATGTATTCTCCGAAACGTACACTGCCAAAAACGAAGCGCTTTTCGCACTGGCACAAAACCGGAAAGGCATTGAAATAAACTTCAAAAAAAAGTTTGGTGGTTAAAAATAACTTCTATTTTTGTGAGATGAAGATTTTAAGCGTTGGGTTGTAAG includes the following:
- a CDS encoding T9SS type A sorting domain-containing protein, whose product is MKKPFALFIAFVIMFASMNTNAQQVIASAGGYFENDNVSLSWTVGEPVTETFIGAEMILTQGFQQPYNFYITQLLSIPAGWSGVSLYVDPVNKGVESIFAPYEDDFIILASMTQFYYPTGNVNTIGNWNIETGYQIKASNDFDISMTGTKLSDPTLDLQMGWNLMPVLVSCGTPVSDLFSGVNGLEIAKEVAGVGVYWPEYGISTLSDVAPGKAYWVAMNNSATITYPSCTKGRIIPQHPTQPTNKSPWNDLHFTALSHPIAFPAGVLVNSGIEPGDIIGVFTPEGLCAGQTEITDIGAGTAVMAFSNDETTVEKDGFAVGEMFLFKLYSYLLDEEFELIVDFDQSLPNTNQFEIQGLSAVNAVTLLPTSVNNQEKVVSGVYPNPSDGHFNLAMSHWPGNLFIELLDSKGSILDSFTPGKKLNGSSYEFNLQNLHSGVFFLKLSDQNTIEIKKVVIH
- a CDS encoding alanine:cation symporter family protein, whose product is MYRNALIIIAIVILTLSTVVAGAQAQVADRPVETIPDHEIQQLTISQQINQLFTPFVDALAKVLFWDPFSAAGMYDKTVRDEYGNPLLNESGQFVEAPLKLIVVWLIFGGLFFTVFMRFINIRGFAHAIRLIRGKYNKPGDGGEVSHFQALTTALSATVGLGNIAGVAIAVAIGGPGATIWMILAGLLGMSSKFVECTLGVKYRKINENGEVSGGAMYYLRDGLKKKNLGILGHILAVTFAILVIGGSVGGGNMLQANQAFKQFETFFPTMQNQGFWYGVAMAVLVGIVIIGGIKSIAKVTSKVVPFMALLYVGTSLIIIGMNISNLPHAFAIIWNGAFSAEAVRGGFIGVLIFGFQRGAFSNEAGVGSASIAHAAARTNEPVSEGIVALLEPFVDTVIICTMTALVIIFTGFAEDTRGLTGVELTSVAFGSVFTWFPYLLLIAVTLFAFSTMISWSYYGQKGFDYLFGGYSQKLFKTRRVSDTIFQLIFLLAIIIGASSSLNAVMDFSDMMVLCMAFPNIIGLLILAPEVKRDLKHYWIKLKSGELGR
- a CDS encoding sodium:alanine symporter family protein, translated to MNNFLQVIESGIKFYNEYVGGFAVLLMLIPTGLYFIFKLRFINVTKLFHSINIVRGKYDHAGDAGDVNHFKALTTALSATVGTGNIVGVALAIGWGGPGAVFWMWVTGFLGMILKYTECTLAHKYRKFNSDGSVSGGPMYYMEHGLKSIIGKYAKVMAVIFAVAVVLCSLGTGNMAQSNSMSEALLDTYNIQKWISGLLITGLALLVVVGGIKRIAEVTARLVPIMAIIYVASALLIIGIEFQRIPEAFMIIFRDAFTGQGAAGGFFGSAFLLTMLMGVRRGLFSNEAGQGSAAIAHAAAKTEWPAREGLVASLEPLVDTIIICSLTALMIILTGTWEGDREGVNMTTRAMEIGLNDIGITGVGKHIVSVGLMLFAFSTIISWSYYGERGINYLLGEKYIQPYRYVYGGFIFLGSIWGLDLVWHFVDMVITFMTIPNLIALILLAPVVMSETKNYFAAMKKLEHKKSK
- a CDS encoding 4Fe-4S binding protein is translated as MNQIKSVVIFSFSGTGNARQIALWLCEFAAKQHIDYQLFNIAKTDRISIDRLHPETLIVIISPVHGFNFPKITLDFIQRFPKGKNNVVLMNTRAGMKLGRFVTPGLTGIAFILSTLLLKAKGYSIVGQIPFDMPSNWISIHPALTSHAVKFLHEKSYHRVEKHSERIFSGVPDFLSYRDLVQDILISPVALGYYLAGRFVFSKSYYASNDCDHCGLCIKQCPVKAIKTVNDRPYWTFHCESCMRCMNSCPKNAIETAHGLFAVTSISGSVLTTILINNLLKISVQSGFVRLTLFTIVFFAILWLFYKGQHLLLRSKLLAKLIVFTSLTHYTFWGRYKSIPDDQWKK